From the genome of Streptomyces xanthophaeus:
CGCCCCGCGGGTGCGGGCGTACGCGGCCTCGTCGATCACGCCGAGCTGGAACCAGACGGCCTCGGCGCCGACGGACGCCGCCTGGTCGGCGACGGGGCCGGCCAGCTCGCTGTTCACGAAGACGTCCACCACGTCCACCTTGAACGGGATGTCCGCCAGCGAGGCGTACCCGGGCTCACCGTGCACGGTCTCGGCCTTGGGGTGCACGGGGATCACACGCTTGCCGAAGCGCTGGAGCACGCGGGCCACCCCGTAGGCCGCGCGGTCCTGGTTGTTCGAGAGCCCCACCACGGCCCAGGTGTCGCCGAGCTCGGTGAGGATCTTGCGGATGGTTGCCGGATCGCCGTACACGTGTGCCGCCTCCTGATGCCCTTGTCCCCGCCGGCCCTGTCCGCCGTTTCCCGACCGCCTCGGACCGGCCGGCGCTCAGCGGCGTCAACCGAAAACCTCCGGGCGCCATTCCCCGGGGCCGCTCTGTAGTCTGTCGATCCGTTCGAACGGTACGAGGGGTGGGACGTGGACACGCTGGTGGAGGGCTCCGTCGTGGAGGCCCTGCGCACGGGTGAGCGCGAGGCGGTCCGCCTGTACGTGGCCGCCTGCGCCGAACGCATGGCGCCCCTGTTCATCGGCATGCGGGCGGGCATGCCGGACCGCGCAGCCGATCTCGACCTCTGCGTTGAGTCCGTGCAAGGCCTCTGGTACGCGGACCGGGCGCTGCCCGACGCGGCCGAGCGGGTGCGCGCGCTGGAGGGTTTCCCGGAACTGCAGCTTTGCGAAGAGGGCATCACCGATGTCGCGGGGACGTATGCCTTCTTCGGCGTCCTCGTCCTGCGGTACGCACTGCTGGCCAATGCCTCGGCGGATGCCGACCACGCACTGTCCTGCGGTCATGCCGCGCTCACCGCGATGGGCCTGCTGGACCAGAACCTGGCCGGTGGCGGCGGCTTCCGGGCCGAGGAGGAAGCGCTGCAGGCCCGCTCGGTGAGCGGTGACGCCGCGGGCCTGTGGGAAGCGAGCGTCGCGTCGGGGCGCGAGAGGTTCCGGGCCGTGCTGGGCTGCCTACCCCGCTGACGGGTCCACGTTCCAGACCGCCGGCAGGGATGCGTCGCAGAAGACGCAGACGAAGTGCTCCTCCCGGACGACGTTCAGCTGCGCGCAGGCAGGGCAGCGCCGGAAGACCACCTCGTGGGTGAAGCCGTCCGGGCGCAGGCCGAGTCCCGCCGCGTCCAGGGCGTCCGCGACGGCCGGCCACGAGCCGGGGTCCGGGCAGTATCCGGTCGACTGGTTGCTCACCGCACGGACCACCCACCGCCCGGACCCCCGCCCGAAGGTGATCTCCCCGGCGCTCAGCACCGTGCCGCCGCCGGAGCAGACCACGTGCTCGCTGCGCCGCGGCGCGAGCCGCAGCACACCGGCGCGGTCCACGACGAAGGTGAAGGGCTCGGACAGCTCGGCCGCCGCCGGGCCCGAGGCCCAGTCCTCGAACTCGGCGGCCGAGCGGATGCTCCGGCCCTCGCCCTCCGGCCGGACGAGCGCCCTCAGCTCGGCCGGTCCCACGTACCGGTAGTTCCACCCCCGCAGCACCATGTCCGCCAACCTACCCCCGGCCCCGCCACGGACGGGCGGGAGCCCGTTCTGCACCGCTTAGGGTGGTGAGGTGAAGGCAGACCAGTACGTGACGGTGGCCCGTGAGGGCGTGCACGAGTCCGAGATCAACCGCTCGCGCTTCCTGTGCTCGCTCGCGCCCGCCGCGACCGAGCAGGAGGCCCAGGACTTCGTCGCCCGCATCCGCAAGGAGCACCCCACCGCCACGCACAACTGCTTCGCCTACGTCGTCGGCGCGGACGCCTCCGTCCAGAAGGCCAGCGACGACGGCGAGCCCGGCGGCACCGCCGGGGTGCCCATGCTGCAGATGCTCATGCGCCGCGACATCCGCTACGCGGTCGCCGTCGTCACCCGCTACTACGGCGGCGTGAAGCTCGGCGCCGGCGGCCTGATCAGGGCCTACGGCGGGGTCGTCGGCGAGGCCCTCGACGAGCTCGGCACCGTCACCCGGCGCCGCTACCGGCTGGCCACCGTCACCGTCGACCACCAGCGGGCCGGCAAGACCCAGAACGATCTGCGCTCCACCGGCCGGACCGTGGTGGACCTGCGCTACGGGGCCGAGGTGGAGATAGAGGTGGCCCT
Proteins encoded in this window:
- a CDS encoding CoA-binding protein gives rise to the protein MYGDPATIRKILTELGDTWAVVGLSNNQDRAAYGVARVLQRFGKRVIPVHPKAETVHGEPGYASLADIPFKVDVVDVFVNSELAGPVADQAASVGAEAVWFQLGVIDEAAYARTRGAGLTMVMDRCPAIEIPAL
- a CDS encoding YigZ family protein; amino-acid sequence: MKADQYVTVAREGVHESEINRSRFLCSLAPAATEQEAQDFVARIRKEHPTATHNCFAYVVGADASVQKASDDGEPGGTAGVPMLQMLMRRDIRYAVAVVTRYYGGVKLGAGGLIRAYGGVVGEALDELGTVTRRRYRLATVTVDHQRAGKTQNDLRSTGRTVVDLRYGAEVEIEVALPEADLPAFEAWLADTTAGSAGLTLGGETYAP